A part of Streptomyces sp. NBC_01451 genomic DNA contains:
- a CDS encoding pentapeptide repeat-containing protein, whose translation MTYGHRLIFCLHTPMITGGRTCSRTSPDLCDRLTDGELPEIRATATAPADTLAHMTTPPTARQRLAALHSYAAVNGEDFTGQNLASARTSQLRFTRCSFIGADLRHATLDGCWFKFCDFSGADLRGASLREVSLAGCDLRGADLRDTDLTDARFGSVNTGVPPLGLTNITGARFDGASLRNIQAEGVIGWPPGHGANE comes from the coding sequence GTGACCTACGGCCACCGTCTGATCTTCTGTCTTCACACACCGATGATCACCGGTGGCCGCACCTGCTCCCGCACCAGCCCGGACCTGTGTGACCGGCTGACGGACGGCGAACTGCCGGAAATCCGGGCGACGGCCACCGCCCCGGCTGACACGCTGGCGCACATGACCACGCCACCGACCGCGAGACAACGACTCGCCGCGCTCCACAGCTATGCGGCCGTGAACGGTGAGGACTTCACCGGCCAGAACCTTGCTTCAGCTCGCACGTCGCAACTGCGGTTCACTCGCTGCTCGTTCATCGGGGCCGATCTACGCCACGCCACCCTGGACGGGTGTTGGTTCAAGTTCTGTGACTTCAGCGGCGCAGACCTGCGCGGGGCTTCACTGCGCGAGGTCAGCCTGGCCGGATGCGATCTACGGGGTGCTGATCTGCGCGACACCGATCTGACCGACGCCAGGTTCGGAAGCGTAAACACTGGCGTGCCCCCGCTCGGGCTGACCAACATCACCGGTGCCCGGTTCGACGGAGCGTCCTTGCGCAACATTCAAGCGGAAGGCGTCATCGGGTGGCCACCCGGGCACGGCGCGAACGAGTAG
- a CDS encoding NADH-ubiquinone oxidoreductase-F iron-sulfur binding region domain-containing protein produces MNEALPDVPEVRVVGLPQLTSGFDLVERLDLPMHLKVHGPLEPMGGEQLAQLAERISLKGRGGAGFPFHKKLRSVAETAIRRGVRPVVVVNASEDEPACRKDTVLVNRAPHLILDGALLCAEAMGARTLVIGVTRESTQRSMEAALAERGLNNGRRSALRARVQRNPIRMVTGAAASLIRSIDGGPAIPPGRKISASQSGVGGAPTLLSNAETYAQLAIAARIGAERYCNTGLYDEPGTVMLTVSGAVARPMVIEVPTGVPLRYVLQLAGAPPVPQGVLTGGYHGKWIDSATVNEAIVSRNSLDAVGGALGAGAILPISQDTCPLGESLRVAQWLAEESAGQCGPCYLGLPAAARGMADILNGGGPAALEAVKQVAKSVKRRGACSHPDGSAMFLESTIKAFTDDLAAHVLGNGCGRPVEGVLPLFEGGQTPTGIPGGQAEEESGPSRQKIYVDWTLCRGHGLCADILPEVFELGADGFPTVAQAKVPRYAEAKALRAVRRCPALALRLEEDTRASAPDRLPVLSQRGGRGRRALGSGR; encoded by the coding sequence GTGAACGAGGCTCTGCCCGACGTCCCCGAAGTCCGCGTGGTCGGGCTTCCCCAGCTCACGTCGGGTTTCGACCTTGTCGAACGACTGGACCTGCCCATGCACCTCAAGGTGCACGGGCCGCTCGAACCGATGGGCGGCGAGCAGCTCGCGCAGCTCGCCGAACGTATCTCGCTGAAGGGCCGCGGCGGCGCGGGCTTCCCTTTTCACAAGAAGCTGCGGTCGGTCGCCGAGACGGCGATCCGCCGCGGTGTGCGGCCGGTCGTCGTCGTCAACGCGAGCGAGGACGAGCCCGCCTGCCGCAAGGACACGGTGCTGGTCAACCGTGCCCCGCACCTGATCCTGGACGGCGCCCTGCTGTGCGCGGAGGCCATGGGCGCCCGCACGCTCGTCATCGGGGTGACACGTGAATCCACCCAGCGTTCCATGGAGGCCGCGCTCGCCGAGCGCGGCCTCAACAACGGCCGCCGGTCGGCCCTCCGCGCGCGCGTGCAGCGCAATCCGATCCGCATGGTCACCGGCGCCGCCGCCTCGCTGATCCGTTCCATCGACGGCGGCCCGGCGATCCCGCCCGGCCGCAAGATCAGCGCCTCGCAGAGCGGCGTCGGCGGCGCACCCACCCTGCTGTCCAACGCCGAGACGTACGCCCAGCTGGCCATCGCCGCCCGCATCGGCGCCGAGCGCTACTGCAACACCGGCCTGTACGACGAGCCGGGCACCGTCATGCTCACGGTCTCCGGCGCGGTCGCCCGCCCCATGGTGATCGAGGTCCCGACCGGCGTGCCCCTGCGGTACGTCCTCCAGCTCGCCGGCGCCCCGCCGGTCCCGCAGGGTGTGCTGACCGGCGGCTACCACGGCAAGTGGATCGACTCGGCGACGGTCAACGAGGCGATCGTCTCCCGCAACTCCCTGGACGCCGTGGGCGGCGCGCTCGGCGCCGGCGCGATCCTGCCGATCAGCCAGGACACCTGCCCGCTCGGTGAGTCCCTGCGCGTGGCCCAGTGGCTGGCCGAGGAGAGCGCCGGCCAGTGCGGCCCCTGCTACCTCGGCCTGCCCGCGGCGGCGCGCGGCATGGCGGACATCCTCAACGGCGGCGGCCCGGCCGCCCTGGAGGCCGTCAAGCAGGTCGCCAAGTCCGTGAAGCGGCGCGGTGCGTGCTCGCACCCGGACGGCTCGGCGATGTTCCTGGAATCGACCATCAAGGCGTTCACCGACGACCTCGCGGCCCACGTCCTCGGAAACGGCTGCGGAAGGCCCGTGGAGGGCGTTCTGCCGCTCTTCGAGGGCGGCCAGACGCCCACGGGCATCCCGGGCGGCCAGGCGGAGGAGGAGAGCGGCCCCAGCCGCCAGAAGATCTACGTCGACTGGACCCTCTGCCGGGGCCACGGCCTGTGCGCCGACATCCTCCCGGAGGTCTTCGAACTCGGCGCCGACGGCTTCCCCACCGTCGCGCAGGCGAAGGTCCCCCGGTACGCGGAGGCGAAGGCGCTGCGCGCGGTGCGCCGCTGCCCGGCGCTGGCGCTGCGCCTGGAGGAGGACACCAGGGCGTCGGCCCCCGACCGCCTGCCGGTCCTGTCCCAGCGCGGTGGCCGGGGCCGTCGCGCCCTGGGCAGCGGTCGCTGA
- a CDS encoding IS701 family transposase codes for MGRIAGRFARVEPRRRAGRLVLGLLADLPRKNCWTIAEWVGDANPHGMQHLLCRAAWDADAVRDDVREYVVEHLHDEAAVLVVDETGDVKKGTHTVGVQRQYTGTAGRIENSQVAVYLVYAGARGHAAVDRELYIPRSWISDPDRCRAAGLGEDTDFATKPELARVMIERFLDAGHHVGWVTGDEVYGGNPKLWSALEERGMGYVLAVACSAEVATGAGKFRADALAAKLPRRAWQKLSAGQGAKGQRFYDWAVIDLVATGSGGRQLLIRRNRATGELAYYRCHSAQLVPLNTLVRIAGSRWRVEEAFQTGKGLAGLDEHQVRRYPSWSRWVTLAMLAHAFLAVVRADEHAHRPGPDGLIPLTCNEIQRLFITVAVRPLHDLAHRLGWSDWRRRHQARSRNSHYLRQAASQT; via the coding sequence ATGGGGCGTATCGCGGGCCGGTTCGCCCGGGTCGAACCCCGGCGGCGGGCCGGGCGATTGGTGTTGGGACTGCTGGCGGACCTGCCGCGCAAGAACTGCTGGACGATCGCGGAGTGGGTCGGGGATGCGAATCCGCATGGCATGCAGCATCTGCTGTGCCGGGCGGCCTGGGACGCCGATGCCGTCCGCGACGACGTGCGCGAGTATGTCGTGGAGCATCTGCACGACGAGGCCGCGGTGCTGGTCGTGGACGAGACCGGCGACGTGAAGAAGGGCACTCACACCGTCGGGGTCCAGCGCCAGTACACCGGCACCGCCGGCCGGATCGAAAACTCCCAGGTCGCCGTCTACCTTGTCTACGCCGGCGCCCGCGGGCACGCAGCGGTGGACCGCGAGCTGTACATCCCGCGCTCCTGGATCTCTGACCCCGACCGTTGCCGGGCGGCCGGACTCGGCGAGGACACCGACTTCGCGACCAAGCCGGAGCTGGCCCGCGTGATGATCGAACGATTCCTGGACGCCGGACACCATGTCGGCTGGGTGACCGGCGACGAGGTCTATGGCGGCAACCCGAAACTGTGGTCCGCTCTGGAGGAACGCGGCATGGGCTACGTGCTTGCAGTGGCGTGTTCGGCCGAAGTGGCCACCGGGGCAGGCAAGTTTCGTGCGGATGCCCTGGCTGCCAAGTTGCCCCGGCGGGCCTGGCAGAAGCTGTCCGCCGGACAGGGAGCGAAGGGACAGCGTTTCTACGACTGGGCCGTGATCGATCTGGTCGCCACGGGATCAGGAGGGCGCCAGCTGCTGATCCGCCGCAACCGAGCCACCGGCGAACTGGCCTACTACCGCTGCCATTCCGCCCAGTTGGTGCCGCTGAACACTCTGGTTAGGATCGCCGGTTCCAGGTGGCGAGTGGAGGAAGCCTTCCAGACCGGGAAGGGCCTGGCCGGGCTCGACGAGCACCAGGTCCGCCGCTACCCCTCCTGGAGCCGCTGGGTCACCCTCGCCATGCTCGCCCACGCCTTCCTCGCCGTCGTCCGAGCCGACGAGCATGCCCACCGGCCGGGACCCGACGGTCTGATCCCGCTGACCTGCAATGAGATCCAGCGACTGTTCATCACCGTTGCCGTCCGGCCTCTTCACGATCTGGCCCACCGGCTCGGCTGGTCCGACTGGCGACGCCGCCACCAGGCACGGTCACGGAACAGCCATTACCTACGACAAGCCGCATCCCAGACATGA
- a CDS encoding ferric reductase-like transmembrane domain-containing protein, which yields MNPRSNSSLPRTGRSASGMATAAMLILIPVVVLVGGDSVQDFLNFGAGVLSLVALSCSVIWGLVATDRVFLNTRQRLIAQAVHRTTAVSSVAFLLLHVSVKLALDHAPLIAALIPFSLGVSGTSGLIGMGSMAGLLMIFTAFTGALRSRFASPAPVAARWRAMHMLAYPAWCFALVHGLYAGRQAKPIFTILYSLSLVAVIAALALRSAPRPFKRKVAAQIMAILGSQERPGREGLDASRARLGESSLPGYENQSAGRPARGDSGIPPQRSAPSASPLYDVPASRTMTPEPAQDGFAAAYRAVTPPRTQDSYMDQTARMDIQSTEAMPRMDGSTSGSWPIPSPPPVGEAPVSAYDPMNDTGYNIPAYGNPGTAAYGTSDVYNTGESNAAYGTYNANDTYNSGPATDTNPGASYDFDAPGSGEPWNAPSGGFK from the coding sequence ATGAACCCTCGTAGTAACAGTTCGCTTCCCAGGACGGGCCGTTCGGCCTCCGGGATGGCGACGGCTGCCATGCTGATCCTCATACCCGTGGTCGTGCTGGTCGGAGGAGACTCGGTCCAGGACTTCCTCAACTTCGGCGCCGGCGTCCTGTCACTGGTCGCCCTCTCCTGCTCGGTGATCTGGGGTCTGGTCGCGACCGACCGGGTCTTCCTGAACACCCGTCAGCGGTTGATCGCACAGGCCGTGCACCGGACGACGGCCGTCTCCTCGGTCGCCTTCCTGCTGCTGCACGTCTCGGTGAAACTGGCCCTCGACCACGCCCCGCTGATCGCCGCGCTGATCCCCTTCAGCCTCGGCGTCAGCGGCACCTCGGGCCTCATCGGCATGGGCTCCATGGCCGGCCTGCTCATGATCTTCACGGCCTTCACCGGCGCGCTGCGCAGCCGGTTCGCCTCCCCGGCACCGGTCGCGGCCCGCTGGCGCGCGATGCACATGCTGGCCTACCCGGCCTGGTGCTTCGCGCTGGTCCACGGCCTGTACGCGGGCCGTCAGGCGAAGCCGATCTTCACGATCCTGTACAGCCTGTCCCTGGTCGCGGTCATCGCGGCCCTGGCGCTGCGCTCCGCGCCCCGCCCGTTCAAGCGCAAGGTGGCCGCCCAGATCATGGCGATCCTGGGCTCCCAGGAGCGACCGGGCCGCGAGGGCCTGGACGCGAGCCGTGCACGCCTCGGGGAGTCCTCCCTGCCGGGCTACGAGAACCAGTCCGCGGGCAGGCCCGCGCGCGGGGACTCGGGGATCCCCCCGCAGCGCAGCGCGCCCTCCGCGTCACCGCTCTACGACGTGCCGGCCAGCCGCACCATGACCCCCGAACCCGCGCAGGACGGCTTCGCGGCGGCCTACCGTGCCGTGACTCCCCCGCGCACGCAGGACTCGTACATGGACCAGACCGCGCGCATGGACATCCAGTCCACCGAGGCGATGCCGCGGATGGACGGCAGCACGTCGGGCAGCTGGCCGATCCCGTCCCCGCCGCCGGTCGGCGAGGCGCCCGTGTCGGCGTACGACCCGATGAACGACACCGGATACAACATCCCTGCCTATGGCAATCCGGGCACCGCCGCGTACGGCACGAGTGATGTGTACAACACCGGTGAGTCGAATGCCGCCTATGGCACGTACAACGCGAACGACACGTACAACAGCGGTCCCGCCACTGATACAAACCCCGGTGCTTCCTATGACTTCGACGCACCGGGTTCGGGCGAACCTTGGAACGCGCCTTCCGGAGGCTTTAAGTGA
- a CDS encoding histidine phosphatase family protein produces MTAPAPAGARRKPGPGRRLILWRHGQTAWNVERRFQGTTDVELTETGIGQARRAARLLASLKPDAIVASDLQRAAHTARELAELTGLTVTHDEGLRETYAGVWQGLTHEEIITRHGEEYAAWKRGEPIRRGGGELETEVADRAAPVVLRHAEKLPEDGTLVVVSHGGTIRTTIGRLLGLESRHWESLGGLSNCCWSVLGEGARGWRLLEHNAGTLPEPVLGDDD; encoded by the coding sequence GTGACCGCGCCCGCGCCCGCCGGGGCCCGTCGCAAGCCGGGCCCGGGCCGCCGCCTCATCCTGTGGCGCCACGGCCAGACGGCGTGGAACGTGGAGCGCCGCTTCCAGGGCACCACGGACGTCGAGCTCACCGAGACCGGCATCGGCCAGGCCCGCCGCGCCGCCCGGCTGCTCGCCTCCCTGAAGCCCGACGCGATCGTCGCCTCGGACCTCCAGCGCGCCGCGCACACCGCGCGCGAACTCGCCGAGCTCACCGGCCTCACGGTGACGCACGACGAGGGCCTGCGCGAGACGTACGCGGGCGTCTGGCAGGGGCTGACGCACGAGGAGATCATCACCCGCCACGGCGAGGAGTACGCCGCGTGGAAGCGCGGTGAGCCGATCCGGCGCGGCGGCGGCGAACTGGAGACCGAGGTCGCCGACCGGGCCGCCCCGGTGGTGCTGCGGCACGCCGAGAAACTCCCCGAGGACGGCACCCTCGTGGTGGTCAGCCACGGCGGCACCATCCGGACCACCATCGGGCGCCTGCTCGGCCTGGAATCCCGACACTGGGAGAGTCTCGGCGGTCTCTCCAACTGCTGCTGGTCCGTCCTCGGCGAGGGAGCCCGCGGCTGGCGCCTTCTGGAGCACAACGCCGGCACGCTGCCCGAACCGGTCCTCGGCGACGACGACTGA